Proteins encoded together in one Lathyrus oleraceus cultivar Zhongwan6 chromosome 5, CAAS_Psat_ZW6_1.0, whole genome shotgun sequence window:
- the LOC127079562 gene encoding uncharacterized protein LOC127079562, which yields MASTSNCFTVCSNVKVPLFEGENYDFWAVKMETLFTSLDVLEFVQNGYDEPAPTEAEESSQRLEELKKKKKITDVGVLRMIQREISISIFPRIIRAKTSKEAWNILQQEFEGDSKSHGDTIDDRRIVDKILISFTEKFDPMMVVIEETKDLSTTYVQGLMGSLRSYKQRLLRHSEKSVESAFKSKLNIHPNNGENRPPIQNRGESSRGGKFGRGMGKGRNSRGRGRGVNGGRWHEGASNKWCKFCKSNTHNENDYWNKEKPQCHNCKRFEHIQKDCRFVSQQHASFVEGENDEGNLFFACQKDFQEDKNVWYLDSGCSNHITGKKEAFINIDSLFGLKVNLGNGEHVEVKGKVIHDTLYVPELDENDYNKERKQSHS from the exons AAAATTATGATTTTTGGGCTGTTAAAATGGAGACTTTATTCACCTCTTTGGATGTCTTGGAGTTCGTCCAAAACGGGTATGACGAACCAGCACCAACAGAGGCTGAAGAATCAAGCCAACGActtgaagaattgaagaagaaaaagaagatcacAGATGTTGGAGTTCTCAGGATGATTCAAAGAGAAATCTCTATATCCATTTTCCCAAGGATTATAAGAGCAAAAACATCAAAGGAAGCATGGAATATTCTACAACAAGAGTTTGAAGGAGACTCAAAG TCACATGGAGATACAATAGATGATCGCAGAATTGTAGATAAAATTCTGATTAGTTTTACAGAAAAATTTGATCCTATGATGGTTGTTATAGAAGAAACTAAGGACCTATCAACTACGTATGTTCAAGGGTTGATGGGGTCTTTGAGGTCCTACAAACAAAGGTTGTTACGACACTCTGAAAAATCAGTTGAGAGTGCCTTTAAATCTAAACTCAACATTCATCCCAACAATGGTGAAAATAGGCCCCCAATACAAAATAGAGGTGAGTCTTCTAGAGGTGGCAAATTTGGAAGAGGCATGGGCAAAGGAAGAAACTCACGAGGAAGAGGAAGAGGCGTGAATGGTGGAAGATGGCATGAAGGAGCATCAAATAAATGGTGCAAATTCTGTAAGAGTAACACTCATAACGAGAATGATTACTGGAACAAGGAAAAACCACAATGTCACAATTGCAAGAGATTCGAGCATATTCAAAAGGATTGTCGTTTTGTCAGTCAACAACATGCTTCATTTGTAGAAGGAGAAAATGATGAAGGCAATTTGTTTTTTGCTTGTCAAAAAGATTTTCAAGAAGATAAAAATGTGTGGTATTTAGATAGCGGTTGTAGCAACCATATAACCGGAAAGAAAGAAGCTTTTATAAACATTGATTCTTTATTTGGCTTAAAAGTTAATTTAGGAAATGGAGAACATGTTGAAGTAAAAGGAAAAGTCATTCATGACACTCTTTATGTGCCCGAGTTGGACGAGAATGATTACAACAAAGAAAGGAAGCAAAGTCATTCATGA